One part of the Lotus japonicus ecotype B-129 chromosome 2, LjGifu_v1.2 genome encodes these proteins:
- the LOC130735652 gene encoding transcription factor MYB90-like, whose translation MEGVGGSLGVRKGAWSKVEDDLLTACVLKYGEGKWHLVPSRAGLNRCRKSCRLRWLNYLKPSIKRGEFSEDEVDMMKRLHRLLGNRWSLIAGRLPGRTANDVKNFWNTNVRKSKVSSRKEEIQYAEPKETVKPHSVIKPQTRTLSKPSPCSLRKWFPSKDQDGTTQCHITQPCAASTECNDNHNNNAKDKWLGTAIGDNGSNLENDKYFSGNQDWTLMKDFNLDEELPTDFLIEDQSWSDFFLDINLWDL comes from the exons ATGGAAGGAGTAGGAGGATCCTTAGGTGTGAGAAAAGGAGCTTGGAGTAAAGTGGAAGATGATCTTCTAACGGCTTGTGTACTTAAATATGGGGAAGGAAAATGGCACCTTGTACCCTCAAGAGCAG GGTTGAACAGATGCCGCAAAAGCTGTAGATTGCGGTGGTTGAACTACCTGAAGCCGAGTATTAAGCGGGGAGAGTTCAGTGAGGATGAAGTTGACATGATGAAAAGATTGCACAGACTTTTGGGAAACAG ATGGTCCCTGATTGCTGGAAGACTTCCCGGTAGAACTGCTAATGATGTGAAGAACTTCTGGAACACCAACGTTCGCAAGTCGAAGGTATCATCTCGTAAGGAAGAGATTCAATATGCAGAGCCAAAAGAAACAGTGAAACCCCACTCAGTGATTAAGCCTCAGACTCGAACTTTGTCAAAACCTTCACCCTGCAGCTTGAGGAAGTGGTTCCCAAGCAAAGATCAAGATGGGACCACACAGTGCCATATAACTCAACCATGTGCAGCTTCAACAGAGTGCAATgataatcataataataatgCTAAAGATAAGTGGTTGGGAACTGCAATTGGAGATAATGGAAGCAACCTGGAGAATGATAAATACTTCTCAGGAAACCAAGACTGGACGCTCATGAAAGACTTTAACTTGGATGAGGAGCTTCCTACCGACTTTCTTATTGAAGATCAAAGTTGGAGTGATTTTTTTCTTGATATCAATTTGTGGGATCTATGA